A region from the Cryptosporangium arvum DSM 44712 genome encodes:
- a CDS encoding glycosyltransferase family 4 protein produces MKTLLVTNDFPPRPGGIQTFVHQLAVRQPPGELVVYASRWKGAEEFDAEQPFPVVRHPTSLLVPTPAAARRVVRTAKEHGCETVWYGAAAPLGLLAHTLRKNAGVTRQVAQTHGHEAGWAQLPAARQLLTRIADGVDVITYLGAYTRGKLEGPVRNKAELVHLPPGVDTSMFHPGVDGSAVRERYGLTDRPTIVCVSRLVPRKGQDQLIRALPAIRATIPDAALLLVSGGPYRETLEKLVRERDLENDVKFTGSVPWEELPAHYAAGDVFAMPCRTRRRGLDVEGLGIVYLEASATGLPVVAGDSGGAPDAVLEGETGYVVGGRDLDALVARTTELLGDAARAQAMGKAGREWVERDWQWDDLAARMTTLLN; encoded by the coding sequence ATGAAGACCTTGCTCGTCACGAACGACTTCCCGCCGCGCCCCGGCGGCATCCAGACCTTCGTGCACCAGCTCGCCGTGCGTCAGCCGCCCGGCGAACTCGTCGTCTACGCCTCGCGCTGGAAGGGCGCCGAGGAGTTCGACGCCGAGCAACCGTTCCCGGTCGTGCGCCACCCCACGTCGTTGCTGGTGCCGACGCCGGCGGCCGCGCGCCGCGTCGTCCGCACCGCGAAGGAGCACGGCTGCGAGACGGTCTGGTACGGCGCCGCCGCCCCGCTCGGCCTGCTCGCGCACACGCTCAGGAAGAACGCCGGCGTCACCCGCCAGGTCGCCCAGACCCACGGCCACGAAGCCGGCTGGGCGCAGTTGCCCGCCGCCCGTCAGCTGCTCACCCGAATCGCCGACGGCGTCGACGTCATCACGTATCTCGGCGCGTACACCCGGGGCAAGCTCGAGGGCCCGGTCAGGAACAAGGCCGAGCTCGTGCACCTGCCGCCGGGCGTCGACACGAGCATGTTCCACCCCGGCGTGGACGGTTCGGCGGTCCGGGAACGCTACGGGCTCACCGACCGGCCGACGATCGTCTGCGTCTCCCGTCTCGTCCCGCGCAAGGGCCAGGACCAGCTGATCCGGGCGCTCCCCGCGATCCGCGCGACGATCCCGGACGCGGCGCTCCTGCTCGTCAGCGGCGGCCCGTACCGGGAGACGCTGGAGAAGCTCGTCCGGGAGCGCGACCTGGAGAACGACGTGAAGTTCACCGGCTCGGTGCCGTGGGAGGAGCTCCCGGCGCACTACGCCGCCGGCGACGTGTTCGCGATGCCGTGCCGCACCCGGCGCCGGGGGCTCGACGTCGAAGGGCTCGGCATCGTGTACCTGGAGGCATCGGCCACCGGTCTGCCGGTCGTCGCCGGTGACTCCGGGGGAGCGCCGGACGCCGTGCTCGAAGGCGAGACCGGCTACGTGGTCGGCGGCCGGGACCTCGACGCCTTGGTGGCACGCACGACCGAGTTGCTCGGAGACGCGGCGAGGGCGCAGGCCATGGGCAAGGCCGGCCGGGAATGGGTCGAGCGCGACTGGCAGTGGGACGACCTCGCGGCCCGGATGACCACCCTGCTCAACTGA
- a CDS encoding Lrp/AsnC family transcriptional regulator, translated as MITSIVMISCETDSIPEVAQTLADLPGVSEVYSTAGNVDLIAIVRVHQFDDIAEVIAGRINKVPGIVDTETHIAFRAYSRHDLDAAFSIGLEDAD; from the coding sequence GTGATCACGTCGATCGTGATGATCAGCTGCGAGACCGACTCGATCCCCGAGGTCGCCCAGACCCTCGCCGATCTCCCCGGCGTCAGTGAGGTGTACTCCACCGCCGGGAACGTGGACCTGATCGCCATCGTGCGGGTGCATCAGTTCGACGACATCGCCGAGGTCATCGCCGGTCGCATCAACAAGGTGCCCGGCATCGTCGACACCGAGACGCACATCGCGTTCCGCGCCTACTCGCGCCACGACCTCGACGCCGCGTTCTCGATCGGCCTCGAGGACGCCGACTGA
- a CDS encoding NUDIX hydrolase, whose product MVLLRDHDDRLLLVRQPPATGWSLPGGLLDRREHPRDAAVREVREEIGVSLDPDTVTPIVPNAHVNPWVQQVDLIFTATVDADDVVLTVDEVEIGEARWYALDALPPLTGPTFRLLGRAGLVSPDATPGAPAPAPEALPGSGSSTSSGASPSTDKARGSIASTTAGMSPTADTSTTAGMSATAGTSTTADTANLPVESTPSATDAASSAGDGEGDARSDSEAYPAEGGTPDAAPTELVRASETEGSSKAAAAATASSTLTAPATPERRSDTDSDTEAAAPTAAPTAAPTAAPTAAPTAAERSTSASGSTTSAQASEMGTRTEATVPASEAAELSASTAATATLVPPSETGIATAPAAGTPERATPDTRAPDTSTPDTSTPDTSTPDTSTPDTSTPDTSTPDTPAPDTSTLNTLTPNTPTPNNAAQDSWTSTDTGTADGSAADVAAPGATSAPATVMGAVLDGGAERTDAVLAEPGEVFGDPEAAPHAAPNKNAALHKHAAPGTHTGPKKHTDADQHASPDQHASPGQHAAPYDEEPA is encoded by the coding sequence GTGGTGCTCCTCCGCGACCATGACGACCGCCTGCTGCTGGTCCGCCAGCCCCCCGCGACCGGCTGGTCGTTGCCGGGTGGCCTCCTCGACCGGCGTGAACATCCGCGGGACGCCGCGGTCCGTGAGGTGCGTGAGGAGATCGGGGTGTCGCTCGACCCCGACACGGTGACGCCGATCGTGCCGAACGCCCACGTCAACCCGTGGGTCCAGCAGGTCGACCTGATCTTCACCGCCACCGTCGACGCGGACGACGTCGTGCTGACCGTCGACGAGGTCGAGATCGGCGAGGCCCGCTGGTACGCGCTCGACGCCCTGCCTCCGCTGACCGGGCCGACGTTCCGCCTGCTGGGCCGAGCCGGCCTGGTCTCCCCCGACGCGACCCCCGGCGCTCCCGCCCCGGCGCCCGAAGCACTCCCCGGCTCCGGCTCCAGCACGAGTTCCGGCGCCAGTCCCAGCACCGATAAGGCCAGGGGTTCCATCGCCAGCACCACGGCTGGGATGAGCCCCACCGCTGACACAAGCACCACGGCTGGGATGAGCGCCACCGCTGGCACGAGCACCACCGCTGACACGGCGAATCTTCCGGTGGAGTCCACTCCCTCGGCCACCGATGCTGCCTCCTCGGCGGGGGACGGCGAAGGAGACGCACGCAGCGACTCGGAGGCGTACCCGGCGGAGGGCGGCACCCCGGACGCCGCCCCGACTGAGCTGGTGCGGGCCAGCGAGACAGAAGGCAGCAGCAAGGCAGCGGCGGCGGCAACCGCGAGCAGCACACTGACCGCCCCTGCCACCCCTGAGCGACGCAGCGACACGGACTCTGACACCGAAGCCGCCGCTCCGACCGCCGCTCCGACCGCCGCTCCGACCGCCGCTCCGACCGCCGCTCCGACCGCCGCGGAACGCAGCACCTCGGCCAGCGGTTCGACCACGTCGGCACAGGCCAGCGAGATGGGCACCCGCACCGAGGCAACGGTCCCAGCCTCGGAGGCCGCGGAACTCAGCGCCTCGACCGCCGCCACGGCCACACTGGTGCCGCCCAGCGAGACGGGAATCGCTACCGCTCCGGCGGCTGGCACGCCGGAACGAGCGACCCCGGACACCCGGGCCCCGGACACCTCAACTCCGGACACCTCAACTCCGGACACCTCAACTCCGGACACCTCAACTCCGGACACCTCAACTCCGGACACCTCAACTCCGGACACCCCGGCCCCGGACACCTCGACCCTGAACACTCTGACCCCAAACACCCCGACCCCGAACAACGCGGCGCAGGACAGCTGGACGAGCACCGACACCGGGACCGCGGACGGGTCCGCCGCCGACGTGGCAGCTCCGGGGGCCACCTCGGCGCCGGCCACGGTCATGGGTGCGGTGCTCGACGGCGGTGCTGAGCGCACAGATGCTGTCCTGGCTGAGCCCGGTGAGGTCTTCGGCGACCCCGAAGCCGCCCCGCACGCTGCCCCCAACAAAAACGCTGCCCTCCACAAACACGCTGCCCCCGGCACACACACCGGCCCCAAGAAGCACACCGACGCCGACCAACACGCCAGCCCCGACCAACACGCCAGCCCCGGCCAACACGCTGCCCCCTACGACGAAGAACCGGCGTGA
- a CDS encoding sugar phosphate nucleotidyltransferase, protein MTARGLCAVVLAAGAGTRLRPLTDLLPKALCPVGNVTLLDRALNQLETLGLSGPDLVAVNAHHHADQVVAAVAGRATGSVEQPEALGTAGAIAALRDWVSGRDVLVINADAYLAGPLPGEFLGGWSGERPRLLVVEAGERRRDFDEWRFAGISLLPATEAARLRPEPTGLYEVVWRAARAEGHLELTPFVGTFVDCGTPTDYLTANLHARTADASDPAGIDPSAVVTGEVTDSVVGAGAVVEGRITRCVVWPGARVEKHETLTDVVRAGDGLTVPA, encoded by the coding sequence GTGACCGCGCGCGGGCTCTGTGCGGTCGTGCTGGCCGCTGGGGCGGGTACTCGGCTCAGGCCGCTCACCGACCTGCTGCCCAAGGCGCTGTGTCCGGTCGGCAACGTCACCCTGCTCGACCGGGCACTCAACCAACTCGAGACCCTCGGGCTCAGCGGGCCCGATCTCGTCGCCGTGAACGCCCATCATCACGCTGACCAGGTGGTCGCCGCGGTGGCCGGGCGGGCGACCGGTTCGGTCGAGCAGCCCGAGGCGCTCGGCACCGCCGGGGCGATCGCCGCGTTGCGCGACTGGGTGAGCGGGCGCGACGTCCTGGTGATCAACGCCGATGCCTATCTGGCCGGGCCGCTTCCCGGGGAGTTTCTCGGCGGCTGGTCGGGTGAGCGGCCCCGGCTGCTCGTCGTCGAGGCCGGCGAGCGGCGGCGCGACTTCGACGAGTGGCGGTTCGCCGGGATCTCGCTGCTTCCCGCCACGGAGGCGGCCCGCCTGCGTCCGGAGCCGACCGGCCTCTACGAGGTCGTCTGGCGCGCCGCCCGGGCCGAGGGCCACCTCGAACTCACCCCGTTCGTGGGCACGTTCGTCGACTGCGGCACGCCCACCGATTACCTGACTGCCAACCTGCACGCCCGCACCGCCGACGCGAGCGATCCCGCCGGCATCGATCCGAGCGCTGTCGTCACCGGTGAGGTCACCGACTCGGTCGTCGGTGCCGGAGCCGTCGTCGAGGGGCGGATCACCCGGTGCGTGGTCTGGCCCGGTGCGCGCGTCGAAAAGCACGAAACGCTCACCGACGTCGTTCGCGCCGGAGACGGGCTCACCGTTCCCGCCTGA
- a CDS encoding response regulator transcription factor, which produces MTDNRSFPSPPGGEASGGVTTVLLVDDHDLIRQGLRHAFERDPGFEVVGEAGSVADALRKAAELKPDVVIMDLRLPDGSGLEATKALRSSRADIGIVVLTMYAGDDQLFGALEAGASAFVPKNAPADEVVASARHAASSPNAFTASDLASAMKRRLTPSGPHLSPRESQVLRLLADGMSVAGIAKQLYVSESTAKTHISKLYEKLGAGNRAQALMTALRLGLLEAPNTPGL; this is translated from the coding sequence GTGACTGACAACAGGTCCTTCCCCAGCCCGCCGGGGGGCGAGGCCAGCGGCGGGGTAACGACTGTTCTCCTCGTCGACGACCACGACTTGATTCGGCAAGGGCTCCGCCACGCGTTCGAGCGCGACCCGGGTTTCGAGGTCGTCGGGGAGGCGGGGTCGGTCGCCGACGCGCTCCGCAAAGCCGCCGAGCTCAAGCCCGACGTCGTGATCATGGATCTGCGACTGCCCGACGGCAGCGGGCTGGAGGCCACCAAGGCACTCCGTTCGTCCCGGGCCGACATCGGCATCGTGGTCCTCACCATGTACGCCGGTGACGACCAGCTGTTCGGCGCGCTCGAGGCCGGCGCTTCGGCGTTCGTCCCGAAGAACGCCCCCGCCGACGAGGTGGTCGCGTCCGCGCGGCACGCCGCCTCTTCGCCCAACGCGTTCACCGCGTCCGACCTGGCCAGCGCGATGAAGCGGCGGCTCACGCCGAGCGGTCCGCACCTGTCGCCGCGCGAGAGCCAAGTGCTGCGGCTGCTGGCCGACGGGATGAGCGTCGCGGGTATCGCGAAGCAGCTCTACGTCAGCGAGTCCACCGCGAAGACCCACATTTCGAAGCTCTACGAGAAGCTCGGAGCGGGAAACCGCGCGCAGGCGCTGATGACGGCGTTGCGTCTCGGCCTGCTGGAAGCTCCGAACACCCCTGGTCTCTGA
- a CDS encoding NYN domain-containing protein, with the protein MTGDHHREDGVTDAAIGAAQTGVEPTQPDVEPTLPDAVRARVTALAVDLFPSLGPDVLPAALRRFAQFTPARRARLAGPTVVAQLAADAEFRQRLAERAVEAAGPLGAAVAAGTPPGAADPVEVAALAYLARPPHWTTLVESASATVVAAAESEQVLAASRQVERLTEQLERARANAKADAEKLRSDLATVRGEADELRVRVRELTKALRDSEQDVRRLTDAVSTEKGRVAAASSASDAEIRRLRGRLADAERELEAAKSSSRAGRVTDDMRLWLLLETLGNAAQGLRRELALGPPGVLPGDVVAADVEATAGTKTKAGSQLWAADDPARLDQLLALPRVHLVIDGYNVTKTGFPEAALEQQRTRLVASLAGLAAQTNAEITVVFDGAGRLAIAPGSPRGVRVIFSPAGETADEVIRRLVRTEPQGRPVVVVSSDKEVADGIRRAGAYAVPSVVLVKRLDRA; encoded by the coding sequence GTGACCGGCGATCACCACAGAGAGGACGGCGTCACCGACGCCGCGATCGGCGCTGCCCAAACCGGCGTCGAGCCGACTCAGCCCGACGTCGAGCCCACTCTGCCGGATGCGGTCCGCGCCCGCGTGACGGCGCTCGCCGTCGACCTCTTTCCCTCCCTCGGCCCCGACGTCCTGCCCGCGGCGCTGCGCCGGTTCGCGCAGTTCACCCCGGCTCGGCGGGCCCGGCTGGCCGGTCCGACCGTGGTCGCGCAGCTCGCGGCCGACGCCGAGTTCCGCCAGCGGCTGGCGGAGCGGGCCGTCGAGGCGGCCGGGCCGCTGGGAGCCGCCGTAGCCGCAGGCACCCCGCCCGGCGCCGCCGACCCCGTCGAGGTCGCCGCACTGGCCTACCTGGCCCGCCCACCGCACTGGACGACGCTCGTCGAGTCGGCGTCGGCGACCGTCGTGGCCGCGGCCGAATCCGAGCAGGTGCTGGCCGCGTCCCGGCAGGTCGAACGCCTCACCGAGCAGCTCGAGCGGGCCCGGGCCAACGCCAAGGCCGACGCCGAGAAGCTGCGCTCGGACCTGGCGACCGTCCGCGGCGAGGCCGACGAGCTGCGGGTACGCGTGCGCGAGCTCACCAAGGCCCTGCGCGACTCCGAGCAGGACGTCCGCCGCCTCACCGACGCGGTGTCCACCGAGAAAGGCCGGGTCGCCGCCGCGTCCAGCGCCTCCGACGCCGAGATCCGGCGGCTCCGCGGGCGGCTCGCCGACGCCGAGCGCGAGCTGGAGGCGGCCAAGTCGTCCAGCCGCGCCGGCCGGGTCACCGACGACATGCGGCTCTGGCTGCTGCTGGAGACGCTCGGCAACGCCGCTCAGGGGCTCCGTCGCGAGCTCGCGCTCGGTCCCCCTGGCGTGCTGCCCGGTGACGTCGTCGCGGCCGACGTGGAGGCCACGGCCGGTACGAAGACGAAGGCCGGCAGCCAGCTCTGGGCCGCCGACGACCCGGCCCGGCTCGACCAGCTGCTCGCGCTGCCCCGCGTCCACCTGGTGATCGACGGCTACAACGTGACGAAGACCGGGTTCCCGGAGGCCGCGCTCGAGCAGCAACGCACGCGCCTGGTAGCGAGCCTGGCCGGGCTCGCCGCGCAAACGAACGCCGAGATCACGGTCGTGTTCGACGGGGCGGGCCGGCTCGCGATCGCGCCCGGGAGCCCGCGCGGGGTGCGGGTCATCTTCAGCCCGGCGGGGGAGACCGCCGACGAGGTGATCCGGCGGCTGGTGCGCACCGAACCGCAGGGACGGCCGGTCGTCGTCGTGTCGTCGGACAAAGAAGTGGCCGACGGTATCCGCCGGGCCGGTGCCTATGCGGTGCCGTCCGTAGTCCTGGTGAAGCGTCTCGACCGGGCTTGA
- a CDS encoding DEDD exonuclease domain-containing protein, with the protein MQQHGSSTTTPKGWVQSTFDELGQPLRDTTFVVVDLETTGGAPGGSAITEIGAVKVRGGEVLGEFQTLVDPGIGIPPFITVLTGITDAMVAAAPPIPEVLPAFLEFARGTVLVAHNAPFDLSHLKAACEAHGMVWPGFRKVDTAVLARRALSRDEVRNCKLSTLAAFFRSPTTPVHRALADAQATVHVLHSLMERLGNLGIQTLEELETFTTQVSEAQRRKRHLAVGVPNAPGVYLFRDARDRPLYVGTSKDLRSRVRQYFVSSEQRSRMAEMINAAERIEAIVCAHSLEAEVRELRLIAAHKPPYNRRSKHPERRLWLRLTTDAYPRLSVVRQARDDGTAYLGPFSSRRSAEAAATAVYDVLPLRQCGGVLSTRKTSPACALAEIRKCEAPCEHRVSVEAYGRHAAAFREAVQGDPSRLVERLLSRIESLADRQRYEEAAVARNRLSALLRAVIRSQRTRAISVVPELVAARADGAGGWEISVVRHGRLAAAGVAARGVPPMPVVDQLVAAAETVERDPASEGLHLEEIERVLAWVERPETRLVKVDTVWSSPARGAGRWAQLVGRMEAGRHGADPFGDRRRLRPESRPAVPVTLAAPGSSNLSTHGAREPESIPHGPGGGTPHGDRGVPAPPAASAPQRGPAGDTELHPRLGGAPPRP; encoded by the coding sequence ATGCAACAGCACGGCTCGTCGACCACAACCCCCAAGGGCTGGGTTCAGTCGACGTTCGACGAACTCGGCCAGCCGCTGCGGGACACCACGTTCGTCGTGGTGGACCTCGAGACCACCGGCGGCGCTCCCGGCGGTTCGGCCATCACCGAGATCGGTGCGGTCAAGGTCCGCGGCGGTGAGGTGCTCGGCGAGTTCCAGACGCTCGTCGACCCGGGGATCGGCATTCCGCCGTTCATCACGGTGCTCACCGGCATCACCGACGCGATGGTGGCCGCGGCGCCACCGATCCCGGAGGTACTGCCGGCCTTTCTGGAGTTCGCGCGCGGCACCGTGCTGGTCGCGCACAACGCACCCTTCGACCTGAGCCATCTGAAGGCCGCCTGCGAGGCCCACGGCATGGTGTGGCCGGGTTTCCGGAAGGTCGACACCGCCGTGCTGGCGCGCCGGGCACTCAGCCGCGACGAGGTACGCAACTGCAAGCTCAGCACGCTCGCGGCGTTCTTCCGCTCCCCCACCACACCGGTCCACCGCGCGCTGGCCGACGCGCAGGCCACTGTGCACGTTCTGCACAGCCTGATGGAGCGGCTCGGCAACCTCGGCATCCAGACCCTCGAAGAGCTCGAGACGTTCACGACGCAGGTGTCCGAGGCCCAGCGTCGCAAGCGACATCTGGCGGTCGGCGTGCCCAACGCGCCGGGCGTGTACCTGTTCCGCGACGCGCGCGACCGGCCGCTCTACGTCGGCACCAGCAAAGATCTGCGGTCGCGGGTGCGCCAGTACTTCGTCTCGTCCGAGCAGCGGTCGCGGATGGCCGAGATGATCAATGCAGCCGAACGCATCGAGGCCATCGTCTGCGCGCACTCGCTCGAGGCCGAAGTGCGCGAACTACGTCTGATCGCGGCGCACAAGCCGCCGTACAACCGGCGGTCCAAGCATCCCGAGCGGCGTCTGTGGCTGCGTCTGACGACCGACGCCTACCCCCGCCTGTCGGTGGTGCGTCAGGCCCGTGACGACGGCACGGCGTACCTCGGGCCGTTCTCGTCCCGGCGTTCGGCGGAGGCCGCGGCCACCGCGGTGTACGACGTCCTGCCGCTGCGTCAGTGCGGTGGCGTGCTGTCCACGCGCAAGACCAGCCCGGCCTGCGCGCTGGCCGAGATCCGCAAGTGCGAGGCGCCCTGCGAGCACCGCGTCTCGGTGGAGGCGTACGGACGCCACGCCGCCGCGTTCCGGGAGGCGGTCCAGGGCGATCCGTCGCGACTGGTCGAGCGATTGCTGAGCCGCATCGAGTCGCTGGCGGACCGGCAGCGCTACGAGGAGGCCGCGGTAGCCAGGAACCGGTTGTCGGCGCTCCTGCGCGCTGTCATCCGGTCGCAACGCACCCGGGCGATAAGCGTCGTGCCCGAGTTGGTCGCCGCGCGCGCCGACGGGGCCGGCGGCTGGGAGATCTCCGTGGTGCGGCACGGCCGGCTGGCCGCGGCCGGGGTGGCCGCGCGTGGTGTGCCGCCGATGCCGGTCGTCGATCAGCTCGTCGCCGCAGCCGAGACCGTGGAGCGCGATCCGGCCTCCGAAGGTCTCCATCTGGAGGAGATCGAGCGGGTGCTGGCCTGGGTGGAACGTCCGGAGACGAGGTTGGTGAAGGTCGACACGGTCTGGTCCTCGCCGGCGCGGGGGGCCGGGCGCTGGGCCCAGTTGGTCGGCCGCATGGAGGCCGGGCGGCACGGCGCCGATCCGTTCGGCGACCGGCGCCGTCTGCGCCCGGAATCGCGTCCGGCGGTGCCCGTCACGCTGGCCGCACCGGGGAGCTCTAACCTGTCCACTCATGGCGCCCGCGAACCCGAGTCGATTCCGCACGGTCCGGGCGGCGGCACACCGCACGGCGATCGGGGTGTTCCGGCGCCTCCCGCTGCGAGTGCGCCGCAACGTGGTCCGGCTGGCGACACCGAACTACACCCTCGGCTCGGTGGTGCTCCTCCGCGACCATGA
- a CDS encoding cytochrome b has product MPLLPKIKPAAVGTWADDRLEASTPMRRVFNKVFPDHWSFMLGEIALYSFIVLLLSGTFLTLFFTPSPTEVVYDGVYTRLQGVEMSKAYDSALNISFEVRGGLVMRQIHHWSALMFVAAMLVHMFRTFFTGAFRRPRELNWVIGVTLFVLGMFEGFLGYSLPDDALSGTGLRIASAIIYSIPVVGTWVSFALFGGEFPGEFILERFYIIHVLLLPAAILGLIAAHMGLLVKQKHTQFPGPGRTEQNVVGHRMFPGFAAKAGGFFMLVFGVIAGLGGLVQINPIWLFGPYEAAVVSAGSQPDFYMMWLDGAVRLMPAWEFRSFGYTIPAMFWPSVVLAGVMFTLAGAYPWLEQKYGKDRSHHNLLQRPRDAPARTGLGMMAISFFIVLLLSGGNDIIADKFDISLNATTWAGRIGLFIVPPLAYFFTYRICLGLQQHDREVLAHGVESGMIRRLPSGQFIEVHQPLGEADEHGHTHLEYVGAAVPKKMNKLGAGGRAVRGFFIPVERPQEVEKTAVGTGTDGKKPSELSGASASDSGNY; this is encoded by the coding sequence ATGCCTTTGCTGCCGAAGATCAAACCTGCGGCCGTCGGAACTTGGGCTGACGACCGGCTCGAAGCGTCGACGCCGATGCGTCGCGTGTTCAACAAGGTCTTCCCGGACCACTGGTCGTTCATGCTGGGCGAGATCGCGCTCTACTCGTTCATCGTCCTGCTGCTGAGCGGCACGTTCCTGACGCTGTTCTTCACCCCGTCGCCGACCGAGGTCGTCTACGACGGCGTGTACACGCGGCTGCAGGGCGTCGAGATGTCGAAGGCGTACGACTCGGCGCTGAACATCTCGTTCGAGGTCCGTGGCGGTCTGGTCATGCGCCAGATCCACCACTGGTCCGCGCTGATGTTCGTCGCCGCGATGCTCGTCCACATGTTCCGCACGTTCTTCACCGGTGCGTTCCGCCGCCCGCGTGAGCTGAACTGGGTCATCGGCGTGACGCTGTTCGTCCTGGGCATGTTCGAGGGCTTCCTCGGCTACTCGCTCCCGGACGACGCGCTCTCCGGCACCGGCCTGCGGATCGCGTCGGCGATCATCTACTCGATCCCGGTCGTCGGTACGTGGGTGTCGTTCGCGCTGTTCGGCGGCGAGTTCCCGGGTGAGTTCATCCTGGAGCGCTTCTACATCATCCACGTGCTGCTCCTGCCGGCGGCGATCCTCGGTCTGATCGCCGCGCACATGGGCCTGCTCGTCAAGCAGAAGCACACCCAGTTCCCCGGCCCGGGCCGTACCGAGCAGAACGTGGTCGGTCACCGGATGTTCCCCGGGTTCGCGGCGAAGGCCGGCGGCTTCTTCATGCTGGTGTTCGGCGTCATCGCCGGGCTCGGCGGCCTGGTGCAGATCAACCCGATCTGGCTGTTCGGCCCCTACGAGGCGGCGGTGGTCTCGGCCGGTTCGCAGCCCGACTTCTACATGATGTGGCTCGACGGCGCGGTGCGGTTGATGCCGGCCTGGGAGTTCCGCAGCTTCGGCTACACGATTCCCGCGATGTTCTGGCCATCCGTGGTGCTGGCCGGCGTGATGTTCACGCTCGCCGGCGCCTATCCCTGGCTGGAACAGAAGTACGGCAAGGACCGATCCCATCACAACCTGCTCCAGCGGCCGCGGGACGCGCCTGCCCGCACCGGCCTGGGCATGATGGCGATCAGCTTCTTCATCGTGCTGCTGCTCTCGGGCGGCAACGACATCATCGCCGACAAGTTCGACATCAGCCTCAACGCGACGACCTGGGCGGGCCGGATCGGTCTGTTCATCGTCCCGCCGCTGGCCTACTTCTTCACCTACCGCATCTGCCTCGGTCTGCAGCAGCACGACCGTGAGGTGCTGGCGCACGGTGTGGAGAGCGGCATGATCCGGCGCCTGCCGTCGGGCCAGTTCATCGAGGTGCACCAGCCGCTCGGCGAGGCCGACGAGCACGGCCACACGCACCTGGAGTACGTCGGCGCCGCGGTGCCGAAGAAGATGAACAAGCTGGGTGCCGGTGGGCGCGCGGTCCGGGGCTTCTTCATCCCGGTCGAGCGGCCGCAGGAGGTCGAGAAGACCGCGGTCGGCACGGGCACCGACGGCAAGAAGCCGTCGGAGCTGAGCGGAGCCTCGGCCTCGGACTCCGGGAACTACTGA